From the genome of Psychrilyobacter atlanticus DSM 19335, one region includes:
- a CDS encoding sensor domain-containing diguanylate cyclase, with protein MSLKRKIFTLTFFTATIPILIISVITFFIFSGEMKEVQSQKMDLISQNIEQSIQNKINSIGETIEHVADTYNEEHEGLTSLNFQINDKYRLKHMTYHMQNLAEEKKAIKFIAFGSSDKKMIFDNLAEDQNLPPNYDPTTRPWYRGALNSKGTYLSKVFIHAGTGNPIVTLSKKIELDGEIIGVLLAMIDLSYIGNEISKFKIENTGSFFIVDKNNKILVDGGDNKKNFDYISKMNLFSRDHFKIIKKTPMGKKLYHIKKIKDLDILLIGSVDEKDINNTILRLRFYIIGIVILTIVFILIVLSVLSKNFDSSLNQLSCVIDSISQGNYSKNIDKLTEVIDEKNELSFINSAIKKMNYEVIKRENNLKYISETDPLTGCYNRRAIIDLIEKEIEQSKNFNLNFSLIMFDLDKFKKINDTYGHLFGDTVLKDISKAISNNIKTTDIFGRYGGEEFLILLPNTKLREGIIIADRLRQTIEKMTWEYDTIITVSMGVIKNTPNDTLDLILGRVDNLLYRAKKNGRNRVEYQE; from the coding sequence ATGAGTCTTAAAAGAAAAATTTTTACATTAACTTTTTTTACAGCAACAATACCTATATTGATCATTTCTGTAATTACATTTTTTATATTTTCTGGGGAAATGAAGGAAGTACAAAGTCAAAAAATGGACTTAATCAGTCAAAACATAGAGCAGTCTATTCAAAATAAAATCAATTCTATCGGAGAAACTATTGAACATGTAGCAGATACATATAACGAAGAGCATGAAGGGTTAACCTCTTTAAACTTTCAAATAAATGATAAGTATAGACTTAAACATATGACTTATCATATGCAGAATCTGGCAGAGGAAAAAAAGGCTATAAAATTTATAGCCTTTGGAAGTTCTGATAAAAAAATGATATTTGATAATCTGGCGGAGGATCAAAATTTACCACCTAATTATGACCCAACAACAAGGCCGTGGTATAGAGGGGCTCTTAATTCTAAAGGAACCTATCTATCGAAAGTTTTTATCCATGCAGGGACAGGGAATCCAATAGTAACTCTGTCTAAAAAAATTGAATTAGATGGTGAAATAATAGGCGTGTTGTTAGCGATGATTGATTTGTCTTATATAGGGAATGAAATTTCAAAATTTAAAATTGAGAATACAGGATCATTTTTCATAGTGGATAAAAATAATAAAATTTTAGTAGATGGAGGAGACAACAAGAAAAATTTTGATTATATTTCAAAAATGAACTTATTTTCAAGGGATCATTTTAAAATTATAAAAAAGACTCCTATGGGTAAAAAACTGTACCATATAAAAAAAATCAAAGATTTGGATATTCTCCTAATTGGAAGTGTCGATGAAAAAGATATAAATAATACAATTTTAAGGTTGAGATTCTACATCATTGGTATAGTTATATTGACTATAGTTTTTATTCTCATTGTTTTATCTGTTCTAAGTAAAAATTTTGACAGCTCTTTAAATCAATTATCTTGTGTTATCGACAGTATTTCTCAAGGGAACTATAGTAAAAATATAGATAAATTAACTGAGGTAATAGATGAAAAAAATGAATTAAGTTTTATCAATAGTGCCATAAAAAAAATGAATTATGAGGTAATAAAAAGAGAAAATAACTTGAAATATATCTCTGAAACAGATCCGTTGACAGGATGCTATAATAGGAGAGCCATCATAGATTTAATTGAAAAAGAAATAGAACAGTCAAAAAACTTTAATTTGAATTTTTCTTTAATTATGTTTGATCTAGATAAATTTAAAAAAATAAATGATACCTATGGCCATCTATTTGGAGATACAGTTTTAAAAGACATATCTAAGGCTATATCAAATAACATAAAAACTACAGATATATTCGGTAGGTACGGTGGGGAAGAATTCTTAATCTTATTACCTAATACAAAGTTAAGAGAGGGGATTATAATTGCAGACAGACTGAGACAGACTATAGAAAAAATGACGTGGGAATACGATACTATAATTACAGTTAGCATGGGAGTTATAAAAAACACACCCAATGATACTCTAGATTTAATCCTGGGAAGAGTCGATAATTTATTGTATAGAGCAAAAAAAAATGGAAGAAACAGGGTGGAATATCAAGAATAA
- the coaBC gene encoding bifunctional phosphopantothenoylcysteine decarboxylase/phosphopantothenate--cysteine ligase CoaBC yields MKKNILLGITGGIAAYKSANICSLLKKNGYNVKVIMTKNATEIITPLTLETLSKNRVAIDMWAEKSNIDVEHINLADWADLVLIAPATYNIIGKVANGIADDMLSTVISASCAPTYFALAMNVNMYNNPILKDNIKKLEGYGYNFIDADSGQLACDWVAKGRLKKEVDIVDIVNNYFESLERERFLEGKNILITAGPTEEAIDPIRYLSNRSTGKMGYALAAAGAQLGANVTLVSGPTNLEVPNGVEFISAKSAIDMYEAVFSKFENMDIAIGCAAVADYRIKEYSSSKIKKNDGDLVFELTRNPDILMEMGKRKKEQTLIGFAAESDNLIENAMKKLEKKNLNLIVANSTNAFGNDSNEVFFIDKEKNILEIPQMKKDDLAFKILETLK; encoded by the coding sequence ATGAAAAAAAATATACTATTAGGAATTACTGGAGGTATTGCAGCCTATAAGTCTGCTAATATCTGTTCTCTTTTAAAGAAAAATGGATACAATGTAAAGGTCATAATGACCAAAAATGCTACTGAAATAATTACCCCTCTTACCTTGGAAACTCTCTCTAAAAACAGAGTAGCCATTGACATGTGGGCAGAAAAATCAAACATAGATGTGGAACACATAAACTTAGCTGACTGGGCTGATTTAGTTTTAATAGCTCCTGCTACCTATAACATCATTGGAAAGGTTGCAAATGGTATCGCTGATGATATGCTCTCTACTGTAATCTCTGCATCTTGTGCTCCTACTTATTTTGCCCTGGCTATGAATGTAAATATGTATAACAATCCTATCCTAAAAGATAATATTAAAAAATTAGAAGGATATGGATACAACTTTATCGATGCAGATTCAGGCCAGCTTGCCTGTGACTGGGTTGCCAAAGGGAGACTCAAGAAGGAAGTCGATATAGTCGATATAGTAAATAACTATTTTGAATCTTTAGAAAGGGAAAGGTTTTTAGAGGGAAAAAATATCTTGATTACTGCCGGTCCTACTGAAGAAGCTATCGACCCTATCAGGTATCTGAGTAACCGATCTACAGGTAAGATGGGTTATGCCCTGGCAGCTGCAGGTGCTCAATTAGGAGCTAACGTTACCTTGGTCAGCGGACCTACTAATCTTGAAGTTCCAAATGGTGTAGAATTTATATCTGCAAAGAGTGCTATCGATATGTATGAGGCTGTCTTTAGTAAGTTTGAAAATATGGATATTGCCATTGGCTGTGCAGCTGTTGCAGATTATAGGATAAAGGAGTATTCATCTTCTAAAATCAAAAAAAATGATGGAGATCTAGTTTTTGAATTAACTAGAAACCCTGATATTCTAATGGAAATGGGTAAGAGAAAAAAAGAACAAACTCTTATTGGATTTGCTGCTGAATCAGATAACCTAATTGAAAATGCCATGAAAAAATTAGAGAAAAAAAATCTAAATCTAATAGTTGCTAATTCCACCAATGCTTTTGGAAATGACAGCAATGAAGTATTTTTCATTGACAAGGAAAAAAATATTTTAGAAATTCCACAAATGAAAAAAGATGACCTTGCATTTAAAATTTTAGAGACATTAAAATAA
- a CDS encoding LysM peptidoglycan-binding domain-containing protein: MKKLLILLAALSLVACSSNEPKEEKVETTPVVTEVVVEETPAVVEEEAPVVVEETTMEEEVIVEDVPMTEEAPTSYTVVEGDNLFRIGLKYNMSWEKLAEENNISNPDVIEASQVLTIPTK, from the coding sequence ATGAAAAAATTATTAATATTATTAGCAGCTCTATCACTTGTAGCATGTAGCAGTAATGAGCCAAAGGAAGAAAAGGTTGAAACTACACCTGTAGTTACTGAGGTTGTTGTTGAAGAGACTCCAGCAGTTGTTGAAGAAGAAGCTCCAGTTGTTGTTGAAGAGACTACTATGGAAGAAGAAGTTATTGTTGAAGATGTTCCAATGACAGAAGAAGCTCCTACTAGCTATACTGTTGTAGAGGGAGATAACTTATTCAGAATAGGATTAAAATACAATATGTCTTGGGAAAAATTAGCTGAAGAAAATAATATCTCTAATCCAGACGTTATTGAAGCTAGTCAAGTATTAACAATCCCTACAAAATAA